In one window of Microplitis demolitor isolate Queensland-Clemson2020A chromosome 4, iyMicDemo2.1a, whole genome shotgun sequence DNA:
- the LOC103574213 gene encoding alpha-tocopherol transfer protein-like isoform X1: MTLIIEKTMLTDMEQMPSIKLGDFVLQFELGPPAPEIQEVAKKELRETPEIQRKAVEELKELLKKDTDLKCPLHNESWLIRFLRPCKYYPESAHKLVREYYSFKVKHANVYDGLKPSREKNIFEHNILTVLPNRDQHGRRILIIELGKKWKHNKVSLDEVFKGCVLYLEAAMLEPTSQIAGAVVIFDMDGLSLQQTWQFTPPFAKRIVDWLQDAVPLRIKNIHIINQPYVFNMVFALFKPFLRQKLKDRIIFHGTDRKSLHKYLSPKCLPECYGGTLSIPRVTGAQWLELLLMCDQEYEAINSYGINKN, from the exons aAACCATGTTGACTGATATGGAACAAATGCCCTCCATCAAACTCGGAGATTTCGTTTTACAATTTGAACTTGGGCCGCCGGCGCCAGAAATCCAAGAAGTCGCTAAAAAAGAATTACGTGAAACACCAGAAATTCAAAGGAAAGCAGTAGAAGAATTAAAAGAATTActcaaaa aagacACAGATCTGAAATGTCCACTGCATAATGAGTCATGGCTCATAAGATTTCTGCGACCGTGCAAATATTATCCAGAGTCAGCCCACAAACTCGTACGAGAATATTATTCATTCAAAGTAAAACATGCAAATGTATATGATGGATTAAAACCAAgtcgtgaaaaaaatatatttgagcACAATATTTTAACTGTACTTCCTAATCGTGATCAACACGGGCGTagaatattgattattgaacttggaaaaaaatggaAACATAATAAAGTATCTTTAGATGAAGTATTTAAAGGATGTGTGTTGTACTTAGAAGCAGCCATGCTAGAACCAACATCACAAATTGCTGGTGCGGTAGTAATATTTGATATGGATGGCTTGAGTTTACAACAAACTTGGCAATTTACTCCGCCATTTGCTAAAAGAATTGTTGATTGGCTTCAAGATGCAGTAccattaagaattaaaaatattcatattattaatcaaCCATATGTTTTCAATATGGTATTTGCGTTATTTAAACCTTTCCTCAGGCAAAAGTTGAAGGATAGa atCATATTCCACGGTACTGATCGTAAATCTTTGCACAAGTACTTATCTCCAAAATGTTTACCTGAGTGCTATGGTGGAACTCTTTCAATTCCAAGAGTTACAGGAGCACAATGgcttgaattattattaatgtgtGATCAAGAATATgaag caattaATTCATATGGCATCAACAagaattaa
- the LOC103574213 gene encoding alpha-tocopherol transfer protein-like isoform X2 yields MLTDMEQMPSIKLGDFVLQFELGPPAPEIQEVAKKELRETPEIQRKAVEELKELLKKDTDLKCPLHNESWLIRFLRPCKYYPESAHKLVREYYSFKVKHANVYDGLKPSREKNIFEHNILTVLPNRDQHGRRILIIELGKKWKHNKVSLDEVFKGCVLYLEAAMLEPTSQIAGAVVIFDMDGLSLQQTWQFTPPFAKRIVDWLQDAVPLRIKNIHIINQPYVFNMVFALFKPFLRQKLKDRIIFHGTDRKSLHKYLSPKCLPECYGGTLSIPRVTGAQWLELLLMCDQEYEAINSYGINKN; encoded by the exons ATGTTGACTGATATGGAACAAATGCCCTCCATCAAACTCGGAGATTTCGTTTTACAATTTGAACTTGGGCCGCCGGCGCCAGAAATCCAAGAAGTCGCTAAAAAAGAATTACGTGAAACACCAGAAATTCAAAGGAAAGCAGTAGAAGAATTAAAAGAATTActcaaaa aagacACAGATCTGAAATGTCCACTGCATAATGAGTCATGGCTCATAAGATTTCTGCGACCGTGCAAATATTATCCAGAGTCAGCCCACAAACTCGTACGAGAATATTATTCATTCAAAGTAAAACATGCAAATGTATATGATGGATTAAAACCAAgtcgtgaaaaaaatatatttgagcACAATATTTTAACTGTACTTCCTAATCGTGATCAACACGGGCGTagaatattgattattgaacttggaaaaaaatggaAACATAATAAAGTATCTTTAGATGAAGTATTTAAAGGATGTGTGTTGTACTTAGAAGCAGCCATGCTAGAACCAACATCACAAATTGCTGGTGCGGTAGTAATATTTGATATGGATGGCTTGAGTTTACAACAAACTTGGCAATTTACTCCGCCATTTGCTAAAAGAATTGTTGATTGGCTTCAAGATGCAGTAccattaagaattaaaaatattcatattattaatcaaCCATATGTTTTCAATATGGTATTTGCGTTATTTAAACCTTTCCTCAGGCAAAAGTTGAAGGATAGa atCATATTCCACGGTACTGATCGTAAATCTTTGCACAAGTACTTATCTCCAAAATGTTTACCTGAGTGCTATGGTGGAACTCTTTCAATTCCAAGAGTTACAGGAGCACAATGgcttgaattattattaatgtgtGATCAAGAATATgaag caattaATTCATATGGCATCAACAagaattaa